The following are encoded together in the Coregonus clupeaformis isolate EN_2021a unplaced genomic scaffold, ASM2061545v1 scaf0140, whole genome shotgun sequence genome:
- the LOC121549683 gene encoding repetin-like: MTTPDDEDVLSFHSSLTVIHTKHDTHHSTPDIQNSRQHHSIPDIQNSRQHHSPPDIQNSRQHHSPPDIQNSRQHHSPPDIQNSRQHHSIPDIQNCRQHHSIPDIQNSRQHHSIPDIQNRRQHHSIPDIQNSRQHHSIPDIQNSRQHHSPPDIQNSRRHHSIPDIQNSRQHHSIPDIQNSRQHHSPPDIQNSRQHHSPPDIQNSRQHHSIPDIQNCRQHHSIPDIQNSRQHHSIPDIQNRRQHHSIPDIQNSKQHHSIPDIQNSRQHHSPPDIQNSRQHHSIPDIQNSRQHHSIPDIQNSRQHHSIPDIQNSRQHLYPRHTEP, translated from the coding sequence ATGACAACACCTGATGATGAGGATGTGTTGTCTTTCCACAGCTCACTTACAGTTATACATACAAAACATGACACTCATCACTCCACCCCAGACATACAGAACAGTAGACAGCATCACTCTATCCCAGACATACAGAACAGTAGACAGCATCACTCTCCTCCAGACATACAGAACAGTAGACAGCATCACTCTCCTCCAGACATACAGAACAGTAGACAGCATCACTCTCCTCCAGACATACAAAACAGTAGACAGCATCACTCTATCCCAGACATACAGAACTGTAGACAGCATCACTCTATCCCAGACATACAGAACAGTAGACAGCATCACTCTATCCCAGACATACAGAACCGTAGACAGCATCACTCTATCCCAGACATACAGAACAGTAGACAGCATCACTCTATCCCAGACATACAGAACAGTAGACAGCATCATTCTCCTCCAGACATACAGAACAGTAGACGGCATCACTCTATCCCAGACATACAGAACAGTAGACAGCATCACTCTATCCCAGACATACAGAACAGTAGACAGCATCACTCTCCTCCAGACATACAGAACAGTAGACAGCATCACTCTCCTCCAGACATACAAAACAGTAGACAGCATCACTCTATCCCAGACATACAGAACTGTAGACAGCATCACTCTATCCCAGACATACAGAACAGTAGACAGCATCACTCTATCCCAGACATACAGAACCGTAGACAGCATCACTCTATCCCAGACATACAGAACAGTAAACAGCATCACTCTATCCCAGACATACAGAACAGTAGACAGCATCACTCTCCTCCAGACATACAGAACAGTAGACAGCATCACTCTATCCCAGACATACAGAACAGTAGACAGCATCACTCTATCCCAGACATACAGAACAGTAGACAGCATCACTCTATCCCAGACATACAGAACAGTAGACAGCATCTCTATCCCAGACATACAGAACCGTAA